A genomic region of Exiguobacterium sibiricum 7-3 contains the following coding sequences:
- the ftsH gene encoding ATP-dependent zinc metalloprotease FtsH, with protein sequence MNRAVKNTLVFGVIFLALILFLQYLQSPVNKSKEINYTQFVESVEKGDVKTATFQYEGQTYNVTGELREKDTTYETVVPAVDTELTDLYTQLRSQNVKMDFKAAETNGGWIALLTTIVPFIIIFILFFFLINQAQGGGGGGRVMNFGKSKARLYDTEKKKITFDDVAGADEEKQELVEVVEFLKDPRKFARLGARIPKGVLLVGPPGTGKTLLARAAAGEAGVPFFSISGSDFVEMFVGVGASRVRDLFENAKKNAPCIIFIDEIDAVGRQRGAGLGGGHDEREQTLNQLLVEMDGFSENEGIIMIAATNRADILDPALLRPGRFDRQITVERPDVVGREAVLKVHARNKPLDTTVDLKAIAQRTPGFSGADLENLLNEAALIAARTDRDKISIVDLEEAIDRVIAGPAKKSRIISPKEKKIVAWHEAGHTIIGVTLDDADEVHKVTIVPRGNAGGYVIMLPKEDRYFMTKPELEDKITGLLGGRVAEDVVFGEASTGASNDFQRATGLARKMVMEFGMSEKLGPLQFGSGQGGNVFLGRDFQNEQNYSDAIAHEIDMEIQAIINRCYQKAKTILTEKRDQLDLIATTLLEVETLDQKQIHHLLETGEYKKHEPAAITEPKADEKTPESTTPVIDQPTESPTQRGSVIDEGQNVDTEKPDQPRRDDQI encoded by the coding sequence ATGAACCGAGCAGTGAAGAATACCCTTGTGTTTGGGGTCATTTTTCTAGCTTTGATCTTGTTTCTGCAATACTTGCAGAGTCCAGTGAACAAAAGCAAAGAAATCAATTACACACAGTTTGTCGAGTCTGTTGAAAAAGGTGATGTGAAGACGGCGACGTTCCAGTATGAGGGACAGACGTACAATGTCACAGGTGAATTACGTGAAAAAGATACGACATATGAAACGGTCGTACCAGCTGTTGATACAGAACTGACGGATTTGTATACGCAATTGCGTAGTCAAAACGTCAAGATGGACTTCAAAGCAGCAGAAACAAACGGTGGTTGGATTGCACTGTTGACGACAATCGTGCCATTCATCATCATTTTCATCCTGTTCTTCTTCTTGATTAATCAAGCACAAGGTGGCGGCGGCGGCGGCCGTGTCATGAACTTCGGTAAATCGAAGGCGCGCCTGTATGATACAGAAAAGAAAAAGATTACGTTTGACGACGTTGCAGGAGCAGATGAGGAGAAACAAGAACTCGTCGAAGTCGTTGAATTCTTGAAAGATCCACGTAAGTTTGCACGTCTCGGCGCCCGTATTCCAAAAGGTGTCCTCCTTGTAGGTCCTCCAGGTACAGGTAAAACGTTGTTAGCACGTGCGGCAGCTGGCGAAGCCGGCGTCCCGTTCTTCTCGATTTCAGGTTCTGACTTCGTTGAGATGTTTGTTGGGGTCGGGGCATCCCGTGTCCGTGACTTATTTGAAAACGCGAAGAAAAACGCACCATGTATCATCTTTATCGATGAAATCGATGCCGTCGGTCGCCAACGTGGCGCCGGTCTCGGTGGTGGACATGATGAGCGCGAACAAACATTGAATCAACTTCTTGTTGAGATGGATGGATTCAGTGAAAATGAAGGAATCATCATGATCGCAGCAACTAACCGTGCGGACATCCTGGACCCAGCTTTACTCCGTCCGGGTCGTTTTGACCGTCAAATCACGGTTGAGCGTCCAGATGTCGTTGGACGTGAAGCGGTTCTTAAAGTACACGCACGCAACAAGCCACTCGATACAACAGTTGATTTGAAAGCCATCGCGCAACGTACACCAGGTTTCTCTGGTGCAGATCTTGAAAATCTGTTGAACGAAGCGGCACTTATCGCAGCTCGTACAGACCGTGATAAGATTTCAATCGTTGATTTGGAAGAAGCGATCGACCGCGTCATCGCAGGTCCTGCGAAGAAGAGTCGGATCATTTCACCGAAAGAGAAAAAAATCGTGGCATGGCACGAAGCAGGTCATACCATCATCGGTGTCACACTCGATGACGCGGATGAAGTGCATAAGGTAACGATCGTTCCTCGTGGTAATGCAGGCGGTTACGTCATCATGCTTCCAAAAGAAGATCGTTACTTCATGACAAAACCTGAACTTGAAGACAAAATCACCGGATTACTTGGTGGTCGTGTTGCGGAAGATGTCGTCTTTGGTGAAGCTTCCACTGGCGCAAGCAATGACTTCCAACGTGCGACAGGACTTGCCCGTAAGATGGTCATGGAGTTCGGGATGAGTGAAAAACTCGGACCGCTTCAGTTTGGTTCCGGTCAAGGTGGAAATGTCTTCTTAGGACGTGACTTCCAAAACGAACAGAACTATTCAGATGCGATTGCCCATGAAATCGATATGGAAATTCAAGCGATCATCAACCGTTGTTACCAAAAGGCGAAGACGATCTTGACGGAGAAACGCGATCAGCTTGATTTGATTGCGACGACGTTACTTGAAGTCGAAACACTGGATCAAAAACAAATTCACCATCTCTTAGAGACAGGCGAATATAAAAAACATGAGCCTGCGGCTATTACAGAACCAAAAGCAGACGAGAAAACGCCGGAATCGACGACACCTGTCATCGATCAACCAACAGAATCTCCGACGCAACGCGGCTCTGTCATCGACGAAGGACAAAATGTCGATACTGAAAAACCAGATCAACCACGTCGGGATGATCAAATCTGA
- the hpt gene encoding hypoxanthine phosphoribosyltransferase, with product MTLMNDMEKVLISEEEIQHKVGELAGELTADYGDRFPLLVCVLKGAMPFMSDLVKKMDMHLEMDFMDVSTYHGGTTSTGEVKIEKDLNTSVEGRDILIVEDIIDSGLTLGYLVDLFKYRKAKSVKIVTLLDKPSGRKNDLHADYSGFVIPHEFVVGYGLDYEEKYRNLPYVGVLKPAVYGG from the coding sequence ATGACCTTAATGAATGATATGGAAAAAGTACTGATTTCAGAAGAAGAGATCCAACATAAAGTCGGTGAACTAGCGGGTGAACTGACAGCGGATTACGGAGATCGTTTCCCGCTCCTCGTTTGTGTCCTGAAAGGCGCAATGCCGTTCATGTCAGATCTCGTCAAAAAGATGGACATGCATCTTGAAATGGACTTCATGGATGTATCGACGTATCACGGCGGTACAACATCGACGGGTGAAGTGAAGATTGAGAAGGATTTAAACACATCCGTAGAAGGACGTGACATCCTGATTGTCGAAGATATCATCGACAGCGGATTAACGTTAGGCTACCTCGTGGACCTCTTTAAATACCGGAAAGCGAAGTCGGTAAAAATCGTAACATTGCTTGATAAGCCAAGTGGTCGTAAAAACGATTTACATGCGGATTACAGCGGTTTTGTTATTCCACATGAGTTCGTTGTTGGTTATGGTCTTGACTATGAAGAAAAATATCGTAACCTTCCTTATGTTGGTGTCTTGAAACCAGCAGTCTACGGCGGCTAA
- a CDS encoding FtsB family cell division protein, translating into MPAPLESGRDTPPKIKPLNDRKKQLSQNAIENRLRLKRRFLVCMSIFLIVLSLMGWSYIEKKQLIAEQKQSFQVANQEQAKAEKETVRLKEEIERLNDKKYVANLARSELLYSKKGETIFYFSPED; encoded by the coding sequence ATGCCAGCACCGTTGGAATCAGGGCGTGATACACCGCCCAAGATCAAACCGCTTAATGACCGGAAAAAACAGTTGAGTCAAAATGCAATCGAAAACCGTTTACGTCTGAAGAGGCGCTTCTTAGTCTGTATGTCGATCTTTCTTATTGTCCTGTCCCTGATGGGGTGGTCATATATCGAAAAAAAACAACTGATCGCTGAACAGAAGCAGTCGTTTCAGGTTGCGAACCAAGAACAGGCGAAAGCAGAGAAAGAAACTGTTCGTCTGAAAGAAGAGATTGAACGATTGAATGATAAGAAGTATGTTGCGAACTTAGCGAGAAGTGAACTGTTATACTCGAAAAAAGGCGAAACGATTTTCTATTTTTCACCGGAAGATTAA
- a CDS encoding RNA-binding S4 domain-containing protein, with the protein MRLDKFLKVSRLIKRRTLAKEVADQGRITINGLVAKASSTVAVGDEMTIRFGNKIVTVQIDSIKEHAKKEEASDMYQIIREEKVNSEESM; encoded by the coding sequence ATGAGACTCGATAAATTTTTAAAAGTATCTCGTTTAATCAAACGCCGGACACTGGCGAAAGAGGTTGCCGACCAAGGTCGGATCACGATCAACGGGCTTGTCGCAAAAGCAAGCAGCACGGTTGCGGTCGGAGACGAGATGACAATCCGGTTCGGAAATAAGATTGTCACCGTTCAAATCGACAGTATTAAAGAACACGCGAAAAAAGAAGAAGCATCGGATATGTATCAAATCATTCGTGAAGAAAAAGTGAATTCCGAAGAATCGATGTAA
- the tilS gene encoding tRNA lysidine(34) synthetase TilS: MGFEINLPKEQLLVAVSGGCDSMVLAHLLYEANHDLMIVHVHHGLRKESDKEAEAVRAWANARQVAIRMIRLEWDNQTPSQAACRTRRYAFFQEVMAETGRRHLVLAHHRDDQLETLLIQLIRGEAGVDGIPRIRSFATGQIYRPLLTYSKQQLYDYARAHHVTWYEDETNAGTKYLRNQMRHRILPLLAELRPGYEEATVQAAMSRHEQKQEHFTYVMSFVKKQMTDRGLPLEAIQTLPSDFKRLVLRSLLPERDFTSEEYNQFLTLLRVDMPSSEVYYGNWRIQRTYGYVTCVRCPEKNLLPEALEVGMDLGTYHYGEQTITFSRSTTGIPLSAIRFPLTIRRPLPGDRIRLAVGTKKVSRILVDAKVPRVLRTEIPVVVDAAGQVLAVIGHRIAIFGSFELLAESCLMIEW; this comes from the coding sequence ATGGGATTCGAGATTAATCTTCCGAAAGAACAGTTATTGGTTGCTGTTTCCGGCGGCTGTGATTCAATGGTACTGGCACATCTTTTGTATGAAGCGAATCATGATCTAATGATTGTTCATGTTCATCATGGTTTGCGCAAAGAATCGGATAAAGAAGCAGAAGCAGTCCGGGCTTGGGCGAATGCCAGACAAGTGGCGATTCGGATGATACGCCTCGAGTGGGATAATCAAACACCGAGCCAGGCGGCTTGCCGGACGAGACGCTATGCCTTTTTTCAAGAGGTCATGGCTGAGACCGGACGGCGGCATCTTGTACTCGCACACCACCGGGACGATCAATTGGAGACGCTGTTGATTCAATTGATCCGAGGGGAGGCAGGTGTCGACGGCATTCCCCGAATCCGTTCCTTTGCGACGGGACAGATTTATCGTCCGTTATTGACGTACTCGAAACAACAACTGTATGACTATGCAAGAGCCCATCATGTGACATGGTATGAGGATGAGACGAATGCCGGCACAAAATATCTACGGAATCAGATGCGGCACCGGATCCTGCCGTTGCTTGCGGAACTTCGTCCGGGTTATGAAGAAGCAACGGTTCAGGCGGCGATGTCCCGTCATGAACAAAAACAGGAACATTTCACGTACGTCATGTCCTTTGTTAAAAAACAGATGACGGACCGCGGGCTTCCTCTTGAAGCGATTCAAACACTACCGTCAGACTTCAAGCGGCTTGTCCTGCGTTCCTTATTGCCGGAACGCGACTTTACTTCCGAGGAATACAATCAATTTTTGACATTGTTACGAGTAGATATGCCGTCCAGTGAAGTGTATTATGGAAACTGGAGGATACAGCGTACATATGGCTATGTGACATGTGTCCGTTGTCCGGAAAAGAACCTGCTCCCGGAAGCATTGGAGGTGGGAATGGATTTGGGCACTTATCATTATGGTGAACAAACGATTACGTTCTCACGCTCGACGACCGGTATTCCACTTTCGGCCATTCGTTTTCCACTAACGATTCGACGACCTTTACCAGGTGATCGGATTCGGTTAGCGGTCGGTACGAAAAAAGTGAGTCGGATTCTTGTGGATGCTAAGGTTCCACGGGTGTTACGGACGGAAATTCCGGTTGTCGTGGATGCGGCAGGACAAGTTCTGGCGGTCATCGGACATCGAATTGCAATATTCGGGTCATTTGAACTCCTCGCAGAATCGTGTTTAATGATAGAATGGTAA
- a CDS encoding polysaccharide biosynthesis protein encodes MSQRRTIAQGAALLAISSYVSKLLSFFYRIPYQNMAGDFGLYVYQTVYPVFAIAAALGIYALPVVVAKLTLHHPEEKREVLWSIFFVLLAMSIILGTIGWWVAPEVALLFGDEQLVQPLRAVTFTFYLLPVIAVLRGMFQADLEMGPTAFSQITENAVRVCLLLIVTYYGVQVGANPYQVGANAHMTALGGSIASLALLLRFAKDKIGRPVISKRHIRRVGRVLLTSGLAVSIASLALLLMQLIDGLTFVNLLGNSMETKVEKGIFDRGYPLLQFAILFATSISLASVPTLLMEYRKRNDAATKLHLETLLRSGLLIAAAATVGLVGVMRPLNIALYQDDNGTAALSWLAATAFTASLSMIIVSCLQSVDAEKYAFVGVVAGLLIKLGLNIYLIPLYGMIGAGMATFGGFAVMAAAQLLLLNRKFGRVTAGRPFYVRLLKAVIPMALFLYIVEQLFRLSGWENRIGATLEVALLVLGGACVFCLFALRMSVLTEREWALLPFGEKLYRMHQHRRII; translated from the coding sequence ATGAGCCAACGAAGGACGATTGCGCAAGGGGCAGCTTTGCTTGCTATTTCGAGCTATGTCTCAAAACTGTTGAGTTTCTTTTACCGGATTCCGTATCAAAATATGGCGGGAGACTTTGGGTTATATGTCTATCAAACCGTCTATCCGGTATTTGCGATTGCGGCGGCGCTTGGCATTTACGCCTTACCGGTCGTCGTTGCGAAGTTAACGTTGCATCATCCGGAAGAGAAACGCGAAGTGTTGTGGTCGATTTTCTTTGTCCTGCTCGCGATGTCGATTATACTCGGAACGATTGGTTGGTGGGTCGCTCCTGAAGTCGCACTCTTATTCGGCGATGAACAACTCGTCCAACCGCTTCGTGCCGTCACTTTTACGTTTTACCTGTTGCCGGTCATTGCTGTTTTACGCGGGATGTTTCAAGCGGATCTTGAGATGGGTCCGACGGCTTTCTCACAAATCACGGAAAACGCCGTTCGGGTCTGTTTATTGTTGATCGTGACATATTACGGTGTTCAGGTAGGTGCGAATCCCTATCAAGTCGGAGCAAACGCCCATATGACGGCACTCGGCGGAAGCATTGCGTCGCTTGCCTTGTTGTTACGTTTTGCGAAAGATAAAATCGGTCGTCCCGTCATCTCGAAACGACACATTCGCCGTGTCGGACGGGTCCTGTTGACGAGTGGTCTAGCAGTCAGTATCGCGTCTTTAGCCTTGTTGCTGATGCAATTGATCGATGGATTGACGTTTGTCAATTTACTCGGGAATTCGATGGAGACGAAAGTCGAAAAAGGAATTTTTGATCGAGGATACCCTCTGTTACAGTTTGCGATCTTGTTCGCGACGTCCATCAGTTTAGCCAGCGTTCCGACGTTGCTGATGGAATACCGGAAGCGAAATGATGCGGCGACAAAACTGCATCTCGAGACACTTTTACGATCCGGACTATTGATAGCGGCAGCAGCAACCGTCGGATTAGTGGGTGTCATGCGTCCATTGAACATTGCCTTGTATCAGGATGACAACGGAACAGCAGCACTCAGTTGGTTGGCAGCAACGGCGTTCACTGCCTCCTTATCGATGATCATCGTATCGTGTCTTCAATCTGTTGATGCGGAAAAATATGCGTTTGTCGGTGTCGTCGCAGGCCTGTTGATCAAGCTTGGTCTCAACATCTACTTGATTCCCTTATATGGCATGATTGGTGCCGGAATGGCGACTTTTGGTGGTTTTGCGGTCATGGCGGCAGCTCAGTTACTGTTACTCAATCGGAAGTTTGGCCGGGTGACGGCAGGACGCCCTTTTTATGTCCGTCTCTTGAAGGCAGTCATCCCGATGGCTCTGTTTTTATACATCGTCGAACAACTTTTCCGTCTGTCAGGCTGGGAAAACCGGATTGGAGCGACGCTTGAGGTCGCTTTACTCGTCCTGGGCGGAGCCTGCGTCTTTTGTCTCTTTGCCTTACGGATGAGTGTCTTGACGGAGCGGGAATGGGCATTGTTACCGTTTGGGGAAAAACTATATCGAATGCATCAGCATAGGAGGATTATATGA
- a CDS encoding S1 domain-containing RNA-binding protein, whose amino-acid sequence MSIEVGSKVQGKVTGITNFGAFVELPTGKTGLVHISEVADSYVKDINDVLTVGQEITVKVLSVENDGKIGLSIKKAVDRPEGERPRPPARQFDRGPRPAGQDRGPRSFDNKGPRGGSGGGGNRGGFNKGGRGAPAPRKEQTFDTLMTSFLKDSEDRLATLKRQTDSKRGGRGAKRQ is encoded by the coding sequence ATGTCGATTGAAGTAGGCAGCAAAGTACAAGGGAAAGTTACAGGCATCACCAATTTCGGCGCGTTCGTAGAATTACCGACGGGTAAGACAGGTCTTGTTCACATCAGTGAAGTAGCCGATTCTTACGTCAAAGATATCAATGATGTCTTGACAGTCGGACAAGAAATCACGGTTAAAGTGCTGAGTGTAGAGAACGACGGTAAGATTGGTCTTTCGATTAAGAAAGCGGTCGATCGTCCAGAAGGCGAACGTCCTCGTCCTCCAGCTCGTCAATTTGATCGCGGACCACGTCCAGCAGGTCAAGACCGTGGACCACGTTCGTTCGATAACAAAGGACCACGTGGCGGAAGCGGCGGCGGTGGAAACCGCGGTGGCTTTAACAAAGGTGGCCGTGGTGCACCAGCTCCACGTAAAGAGCAAACGTTCGATACGTTGATGACTAGTTTCCTCAAAGATAGTGAAGATCGTCTTGCGACATTGAAACGACAAACCGATTCAAAACGTGGCGGACGCGGTGCTAAACGTCAATAA
- the mazG gene encoding nucleoside triphosphate pyrophosphohydrolase, protein MKHQITVVGLGVGELEQLPYGIYKRLKETKQPIYLRTADHPVVSELMAEGMEFTSFDFIYEKHDQFEGVYREIVATLLEQSEKEPIIYAVPGHPLVAESTIQQLLAQTDHLDIIGGQSFLDPMFAAVGVDPIEGFQLLDATAFDIDEAQIRQHLLIGQVYDQLVAGDLKVMLMERYPDEHDVTLVTAAGTSRQNVMTVPLYELDHITTLSNLTTVYVPPVTDQTILNRDFTTLKQIIARLRGEGGCPWDQEQTHESLKKHLIEESYELLEAIDLQDDNLMIEELGDVLLQVMLHAQIGLDEGYFDVRDVIGSVSDKMIRRHPHVFGDVQVNSAADVVTNWQEIKAQEKSERTYLLDGVTKGAPALLRAEQIQKKVARVGFEWETVAGALDKVQEEIQELKEAPAEEQLGEFGDILFSLALVGKYMELSAEDALQQTNDKFIRRFTRMEQLAARPLTELSLAEQDALWNQSKQEEQS, encoded by the coding sequence ATGAAACATCAGATTACAGTCGTCGGCTTAGGAGTCGGAGAACTGGAACAATTACCGTACGGCATCTATAAACGCTTGAAGGAAACGAAACAACCGATTTATCTGCGAACCGCGGATCATCCTGTCGTTTCAGAATTGATGGCAGAGGGAATGGAATTTACATCGTTTGATTTTATTTATGAAAAACATGATCAGTTTGAAGGCGTTTATCGTGAGATTGTTGCAACGTTGCTTGAACAATCCGAGAAGGAGCCGATCATCTATGCCGTTCCGGGTCATCCGCTCGTCGCGGAGAGTACGATCCAACAGCTACTTGCCCAGACAGACCACCTCGATATCATCGGTGGTCAAAGCTTCCTTGATCCGATGTTTGCTGCAGTTGGCGTCGATCCGATTGAAGGGTTTCAGTTATTGGATGCGACAGCGTTTGATATCGATGAAGCGCAAATCCGTCAGCATCTGTTGATCGGACAAGTCTATGATCAATTGGTTGCAGGTGATTTAAAGGTCATGTTGATGGAGCGTTATCCCGATGAACATGACGTGACACTTGTGACGGCAGCAGGAACGAGTCGCCAAAACGTCATGACGGTTCCGCTTTATGAACTGGATCACATCACGACACTCAGTAACTTGACGACGGTTTATGTACCGCCGGTCACGGATCAAACGATCTTGAATCGTGATTTTACGACACTCAAGCAAATCATCGCCCGCTTGCGTGGAGAAGGCGGCTGTCCGTGGGATCAAGAACAGACGCACGAATCGCTCAAAAAACATTTAATCGAAGAATCCTACGAATTACTGGAAGCAATCGACCTTCAGGACGATAACTTAATGATAGAAGAATTAGGAGATGTCTTGTTGCAAGTCATGCTACACGCTCAAATCGGTCTGGATGAAGGGTATTTCGATGTACGTGATGTCATTGGGAGTGTCAGCGACAAGATGATTCGCAGACATCCGCATGTCTTTGGAGATGTCCAAGTCAACTCGGCTGCGGACGTCGTCACGAACTGGCAGGAAATTAAAGCGCAGGAAAAATCGGAACGGACTTATCTGTTGGACGGCGTCACCAAGGGAGCACCTGCCTTATTGCGTGCGGAACAGATTCAAAAAAAGGTCGCCCGGGTCGGATTCGAATGGGAGACGGTTGCCGGTGCACTCGATAAAGTCCAGGAAGAGATTCAAGAATTAAAAGAGGCTCCGGCAGAGGAGCAGTTGGGTGAATTCGGTGATATCCTGTTTTCGCTCGCACTCGTCGGCAAATACATGGAGTTATCCGCAGAGGATGCTTTACAGCAAACGAATGACAAGTTCATTCGTCGTTTCACACGCATGGAGCAATTGGCGGCCCGGCCGTTAACAGAGTTGTCTCTAGCGGAACAAGATGCATTATGGAATCAATCAAAGCAGGAGGAACAGTCATGA